The Lonchura striata isolate bLonStr1 chromosome 25, bLonStr1.mat, whole genome shotgun sequence genomic sequence tcaATCCATCACCTGCACTGTTCAGCAGCTCTCCTTGAGACCCTGATCCTGCAGGGGCCTCGTTCCCTTCCCTGTTAGCTGACACCCACAGCAGCCTCTCCCCCAGTTACAAACCCCTGCTCTGCTggtctgagctgtgctgagcgtGGTTCAGGCTGATCCAGGGCCCTCAGCCTCCCCAGCAATCCATGTTTTCCTGTACCACTGGTAACTCTCATCTCCAGTTCTCAGCCTGCAAACTCATGTCCCATGGGCCCATTTTGTCAGCAGCCACTCCTCAGCTGAGCTTGGGAAGATCagcctgcctgccagggatTTTCAGAACTGCTGTGGGAATAATTTGTCAAGATTTTTTGTTACTTCTGATCACTTAATATGGCCTTTTTTAATACTCTCCTGTGCTATTTTTTTCTACCACTGTCATGAAGTGATAAATCAAATGTTCTGCACAGCCCATCCACACCATATCCCTGCTCTTGGCTTTTCAGTGAAACACTGAATTCCACCAGAGGGAGATCACATTGATATCCTTTAATTCTGCATTGCTTGCATCTCCTCACATTTCATGAGTTTGCCTATAAACAACTGTGTAGTTACGTGGAAGAAATTGAAGAGTTCCAAGTACTAGTTTTCCTCCAGTCTCCTGGAATTTCTTCTGGTCAAGAATAAATCCCTTTTAAGATCAGAGTGCTGGAGATTTGTCCAGTTCTTGGTTCAGGATCTGTCACCAAATGTTTTTCTGatgtaataatttcttttaataatcTTTATGTCAAATTGATATTTGACATCATCAAAAGTTTTAAAGATCCCTCGTTGCTCTTGACAGATCTTCCCATGTTTTACCAGTTTCACTCCTtggagctccagcagggcctgCAGTATTGCTCGCGTTTGTTCAACGTGTTTCCAGACTGGAATTTCCAAGGATGGGATTTTTGCTGTTAGGGTTGCAAATTTATCCTGgagtcatggaatggtttgggttggaagggaccttgcagcccatccagtgccaccccctgccatgggcagggacaccttccactgtcccaggttgctacTCAGCCcaaccttgaacacttccagggatccaggggcagccacagcttctctgggcaacctggaATCTGCAGGCTGGAATTTGGCAGAGTTGCCTCTggcaggctgtgccagccccgctCGGGAGCGTGGCCAGGCCCGGCAGTTCCGGCGCTcgctcagctcctgccagcgCGGTCCCTTCTCCCCTCACCCACCACCACTCACTGCTGCGGGGGAGCTCTTCTAAAAGCTTTGACAGGTGACTCTTTCGAACCAGGTTTTCACTACAAAGTCCACATTTAAATCTTTTCTGACCCTGTGGGAGGAAGGTTTGGAGCctcccagaggggctggacCCAAATTGATCCACAGGATGGTTCGAGCGTAGTTTGGAGTTTCTTGgcccagccctgtcctttgGCTGGCCCTGCAGGGTGACACGGCTCAGGCCACCAGCCTGTCCTGCCTTTGCATCACAGGTGGGCTGGGCCATCCCTTCCTGAATTAGGACAGCTGGTACTCCCCTTGGACACAACTGTGTCTGCTGTAGGTTGTGGATGAGACTGTGATCACTAACCCAGGCtttaacaaattaaaataaatcctcTTGTCAGTGGTGGAATGTGTCCAACAGCACCCAAAAATCTCATGGGCACTTGTCTTCCCATCCACAGTGTTTTGGAGTCTTCAGCTTCCACTTGAAATGTTTTTATCAACCTATGACATACAGAGAAGCCATGTGTCTGTTTTGGGCTGGGGAGTAGCTTTGGGAGcactttttaaatgaaatgatACTGAACTGCTACTTTTTCTTACAGCAGATTCCTCAAAAGCCTGCGGAGGAGACGTAGGATCTTCAAGCAAATTCTGTCAGCTGGATCCCGATAGCAGGTGGTGGTCACAAACATGGATGGGTGTTGGGTGTAAAAGTCTGGAGTTTTCAGACTCTCTTGGTTGAGTTTGAACCATTTAGGCTCGAGCTGATAAATTCATAAATATGTGggggttctgtttgttttttagaTAAACTCATTTGACCACCATGAGTTGGAGTTTTCTGACCCGCCTGTTAGAGGAGATCCAGAACCACTCAACCTTTGTTGGCAAAATCTGGCTGACAGTGTTGATTGTGTTTCGGATTGTCCTAATTGCTGTGGGAGGAGAATCCATTTATTATGACGAACAAAGCAAGTTTGTGTGCAACACGGAGCAGCCTGGCTGCGAGAACGTCTGCTACGACTCCTTCGCCCCTCTCTCGCACGTCAGGTTCTGGGTGTTCCAGATCATTCTCGTGGCCACTCCCTCCGTGCTGTACTTGGGCTACGCCATCCATAAGATCGCCCGGATGGTGGAGCACAGCGAAGCCAGCAGGAGAGCCAGGAGGAGGAGCTTGCCCATCCGCTGGAAACAGCACCGGGGCCTGGAGGAAGCTGAGGATGACCACGAGGAAGACCCAATGATGTACCCAGAGATCGAGGTGGAGAGCGTCCGGGAGAGTAAAGAGAAGCAGAGCCCTGCCAAAGCCAAGCACGACGGCCGGCGGCAGATCCGGGAGGACGGGCTCATGAGGATTTacgtgctgcagctcctggccagggccCTGTTTGAGGTTGGCTTCCTGGTGGGGCAGTACTTCCTGTACGGCTTCCAGGTGAGCCCCGTGTTCGTGTGCAGCAGGAAGCCCTGCCCGCACAACGTCGATTGTTTCATTTCCAGGCCGACCGAAAAGACCATTTTCCTGCTGATAATGTACGGGGTGAGCTGCATGTGTCTGCTGCTGAACGTCTGGGAGATGCTGCACCTGGGCTTTGGCACCATCCGGGACACGTTGAATGCCAAGAAGAAGGAGCTGGTTGACTCTGGGACCTTCAACTACCCCTTCACCTGGAACACGCCCTCAGCTCCGCCGGGCTACAACATCGCGCTGAAGCCGGAGCAGATGCAGTGCACGGAGCTGTCCAACGCCAAGATGGCCTACAGGCAGAACAAAGCCAACATAGCTCAGGAACAGCAGTACGGCAGCAGCGAAGGGAACATTCCCGCCGACCTGGAGATCCTGCAGAGGGAAATCAAAGTGGCTCAGGACCGCCTGGACCTTGCCATCCAGGCTTACAACAACCAAAACAACCCCAGCAGTTCCAGAGGGAAGAAATCCAAAGCGGGCTCAAACAAAAGCAGTGCCAGTAGCAAGTCGGGAGATGGGAAGAACTCGGTCTGGATTTAACGTTGACTCAGTTGATACGCTGTGGTTTTTTCCCCTAGTTTATCATAACCAGCAGTCCCATGAATAATAGCTTCCATTAAGGGAATATTTGACTCTGCTGATTTTCAGGGATACCGTTGGCTCGTGATTCAGCCCCAGAAAGGGTTTATACACTGATTCTAGGACTTTagaattttattcttttgtcTTCCAAGTCAGGAGACAAATAGGTATATTTAATTCATTCTCATTGAACGGTTTATGCTGTATGTACAGTATTACAGTACATTTATTatgcacaattttttttgtatttgtacaCTGGATCTGATGTTACACTTTTTATATCAACAAGGACAAAGCAATGGATAGCCATTAgcattttgttaattttattattgttgtcTGCAGTTACGTCATTGTTCTTCCTTGTTTTCCAAGTAAAACTTTTTATAAAACTTTTCTATGCTGCGTTTCCAAAGTGCCTTGAACGTGCAGAAGTGGAGTCTCTGGGCAGCTCATGGGTGGGAAAAGATTTGGGAAATCTCTGTCAATGGTGCTTCTTTACTAAATTAATGTGCTGCTTGCAACCTGGAAGTGTTATCCCATAATCTCCTGTGTCCTGCACGCTCTTTCCTCTATGGAAAATGACTTACaggaaaaatgtgtgtgtgtgtgtgtgtagggaGCAGGATTGCCAGTTGTGGGGCagagagggctcagggctccctgcacaCCTTGTGCAACAGGAGAGAGGAGACACCTCAAATTCCTGCAAAACGTCTGGAAAAAATCGGAGTAGAAATGGCTGGATTCAGTAACTCAGCTTGTTTCTGTGAGAGTGATGGGAAGAGAAGTTTGTGAGGCCTCCTGTTGTGTAACACCCTGTGCAGTGGTATCTTTTGGGGAGGATTCCTGTGCTTTCCAAACTGATCGGGCCAGGTGGAGTCATGGTAGCTCTGTCTGAGTGTGgaatcccctccctgtcctgcagcagcacacaggagcTGTGTGGGGAGTCTCAGCCCTCCTGGAATATCAATGATTCTGCCTTATTCCAGAccctcttccttcccttctgTCCGAGGAATTCCTTTCAGACAGAGCAATATGTATGGTTTAGCTTTCTGCTTGAGAGACCAGTCCAATCTGGCATTCTGTGGGCTTGGCATTAAACTTGAATTTACAATTAGCAGAAGGGGAGTGAGGGACTGATGCCTTTGGCTCTGTCTTTCTGGCAAGGAGCCGGCTCGGCTGGGAGAGACGCTGATAAATGtctctgctttctgctgctATTTATAAGGGATTCAGGAccttgccctgctccctttcttttttcaggTTTCCATGCATTTTAATATCTTTTGGGGGCCTGTTTCAAGCAGGACTGTTCTCTTTCAAGGCTACCTCTGTCCCTTGTCAGAGCTGGGTCAGGAACAGGATTCAtcccagaatgatttgggtgggaaaggacTTAAAGAGCATCTCCTTCcatgccctgccatgggcaaggacccCATCCACTATCCctgggtgctccaagccctgtccagcctggccttgggcacttccagggatgcaggggcagccacagctgctctgggcagcccgGGAGGAGTGAGGCTCTGTGGAGGACACAGTTAAAACCCTTCTCTATTCCTCTCCCTCAGAACTTTGGGTGCAGTCTCCACAATAAATTCATTCCAAGGGGAGCATGTCTTTGCTGTTCCTCTCTGCCCAAGCACCTCCTGGAAGTGGGTGTTGTGCCGAGTTCTTTCAGTCTGttttccctctgggacaccaggcaGGCCAGGCATGGGTCCAGACTgtccctgagcaacctggagagcccctgctgtgcccagaggcagcacagcccccgtgggagcccctctggagctgtggggactCTGGGAAGGGAATTGTCCCCCTGGCCTTTGGCACTgaccccaggctgctccggggAGCAGGTGGAGGAGTGCCAGGGAGGTGTCTCCAAGGAAGTGTGAGCAACCCGGGACGTGAGCAGCAAGGGGAtgtgggcagggatggcccggtgagctggggctggctctgtgctccaggggcacttcagcagctctgcccctctCTTAAACTGGCCTGAAAAAGTCCCAGCGATGGGCAGAGGCTCTGCCAGAGTGAGCTGAGTGTGGCTGGGAAGCTGGGTGGCAACCATGTCTGAAAGGATGAGGGAGAGACTTTGGAGCCTGGAGACAACCAGGGCTGGTGGCCACAGAGCACTCATCACCCCCAGCACTTCTTGCTCTGCTCAGTGTCCCAAATGGGTGACATTTAACCCCGTGTGGTGCTTTGGGAACAGCCTTTCCCCAGTGAGAGCAGGGAAAATCCTTCTCACTGCTCTCTTCCCAAACTACAGCAAATTCCTATTAAGGACTTAAAGCAGGCtcccacctgctgctccctggttTTGTGTTATTTCCCAGTTAATGACCtgtgtgaagctgctgcctCAAGGCaatcctggggctgctgcccacccaGTAAATCCCTGTTAATGAGCAGTGTCCACAATATTCCAATCCCAGTGCTGGATTCATTCTGAAAATCCCAAGTAATGGAGCTGTTAATGttactgctttttgttttcactttcatTGTGTACAAAGTGCACATTTGGATTGAAGCTGAGCGTTTGTTGCTGGTTGTGGGgtctgtcccagctctgttctgGCTGTGGGTGGTTTTGGAATAACAGACttagtttttccttttgaagaaACAATATCTGCATTGCTTTGAAATGCTCTTGCTTTGGCTTAATTTAGACCATTTTGAAATAAACATCCAGGAGATACTTTGAGACAAAAAAATGCTGGATGGATTTTGGATTTGTGGTGACATTCTCtgggtttggaaaaaaaaaaaaagcattaaatcCAGTGGATTACTCCAGTCTGAGTGAGATGGCTTCTTTTTTCCAGCAATAGAATAtgggggggagggagagggataTAATGATTTGTCTTAACCACAATTTGGAATTTTTATACATGTGGCCTTGTTTAGGTCAATAAAATCAGCTCAGAAGTACCTGTGCAGGGACGAGAACAGTTGCATCAGAAAAGGGAAAACCCACCAAGCTGGGAAGTCAGACCTTGGGAAAGGGTGGAAAAGGGGGAAATCTGTATTTGTGCACATGGGCAGTGCCCGGGGAGCTGTGCAGGATCTGCTGCCCGGCTCCTGTCACCGGGCACGGTGGTGGCTGtcacagcctggctctgctgggtgtccctgctgtcccctcgcTGCCAGCCTGGCCTCGGCTGCGGAAGCAGGGCTGGAGTGTttgtcctgcagctggcaggggctggcaggggctgttAGGGGCTGGTAGGGGATGGCAGGGGGATGCCAGGGGATGGCAGGGGGATGCCAGGGGAtggcaggggcaggcaggggctggtagggggctggcaggagctgtcaGGGGCTGTCAGGGGCTGGTAGGGGATGGCAGGGGGATGCCAGGGgatggcaggggctggcagggggatgccaggggctggcaggggatggcagggggatggcaggggctggcagggggctggcagggggatggcaggagctggcaggggctggtaggggctggcagggggctggcagggggatGGCAGGTGgatggcaggggctggcagggggctggcagggggctGGGCTCTGTTCCGGGCGCTTGGACAAGGGCTGTTTGTCCCGAGGGAGGAAAgggccctggtgctgctcccggGGCAGGAGGGGTGGCAGCCACTCAGGCCAGCCCAGCACTGACAGCTTCTCTTTCTCCCGTGCCAGGGCACCCGAGCAGCCCTCAGACTGCACAGCCGGGCCAGGGAATGCCTGTGCCAGCTCCgtgcctgggcagggcagcaccagcctgagCCACGGCTCAGCCCCAGTACAGGGATaaccagggcagggctgctgctgggccagtgCAGGGATCAGCAGGATccgggctcctgctgctcccagtccCCCTGCAATCTTTGCACCCGTGGTTGTCCCTGGGTGagtccctgcaggcagccacAGGCCCCCAGCTCAGCCTTGCCCCGGTGCTTTTGGGGACAGAAGCCTCTGTTGAACAGCGAATTCACAGTGAGAAGGTCTGAAATAGTTGTAACCACAGCTGAAAATGTGGGTGCACCCCagtgctctgccctgctgagacATCTGTGGGGCAATGGTCTGGTAGAAGCCCAGCCCGTGGTGGTTGTGTTTGATCTGTGCTCGGGAGGAGAAGCAGAGGTCAAAGCTGGGATCTCACACAGCCACTGCAGGCTCGGCTCAgatgtgcagagctgctggaggtgcCCCTGGGTGTTCGTGtagcctccagctgcagctccaggagggagcaaagcagctcccaggggtCCCTGTCACATCTGCCAGCCCCGGGCGGATGCCTCGGGTGCCTGAggagctctcccagcagcacaggtcTAGACGTGATCCCAGCGGAGGCTTCGTGGTGCCTGCTGACAGCTCCACGGCCTTTGCTCTGCTGTGAAGTCAGGCTAAGGGAGATCCTCTCTGCAGAGTGATTTTCCCTTTGGAAGCATAGGTTGGGTGTTAAATGTCGTTAACGTTAAGTGCTCCTACCTGTAGTTCAGCTACGCTTTTGTAGCAGCTTGCATGGAAGTGTGTTCCATTCCTGTAGCTTGATTTGTTAATAATTCAGGAATTCCTGTCCCAGGAACACAATTTGCTGCTGTGAGGCTCCATGCAAAGGAGCTGTTCATTGAGATGTGCTCAGTGCCTGATCCCTGTGAATGGGACGGGCTCAGCTCAGACACCGTGGAACAGCTCCTGAGGGGCAGAGCCGTTTGCATGAGTTAGAGGATGTTCTGCTAATCCATAACTCAGTGTGATCCACCCTccaaagcagcagggaaaggagctTGGGGGCTTCCGCTCCCAGGGAAATTGTCATTCATTTTCTCTGTATCAGAGGAGGCTCCAAATACCAGTTCATCGCTGCTTGGGAAatgacattttgttttctgcagcatgACATTATCGCTGTTGTGTAAATTCCATGTTGATAGCTGGGCAAAATGCCTTGGAAGGAGGATTTAAAGACATCTGATCAGTGCTTTTTGGGACTTGGGAGCCATTTCTGTGCAGGCCAGGTTTTGCTGTCCTCCTCCCTGTTGTTTTTATTGCACAGGATGTTCCAGTGCCTCTTTGGCAGAGGTTGTGGAGCCCAGGAGTGGAGCCCCCACAGCTGCTTCCACGTGGACCCTGGGAGGGTGACCCCGAGCCCGTCCCTCGTGCCTGAGCTGTGactgtggctgccccaggcCTGGATTCCCTCGGTGGGGTGAACATGGCTGAGCAGGAGCCGGAGCAGAAGAGGGAACCCACTCTTCCCCCGGCGCCCCGGCAGAGGCGGGTGAGGCTCGGGGTGAAGCGATGCCCACCTGGGAGTGGTGGGAATGTGCCTGGCCAGGAGGTTCCTCTGGGGCTCCCCTGGCACTCAGGGTGCCAGGCCCTGCTGATGGAGGGGATTCCTTCAGCCAGCAAACAAGCACTGGTGTtcttcagctctgctgggagtgTTGGGAAGCACCAGGGTGGCTCCTCTGCTCTTGCCTTGCCCTCATTTAAAGATGTATAATGACTAAAGGGAGTTACTtctttccctccccttccccgaGTGTTTTTTATCCTAGAAAATTGATATTCCATTTACGAATGTTTGCCAGACTTTTCATAACATTTTTTATGGAATTGAAATCACCTGAAAAACCGAAATCAACAAACTTTTCAAAACTGTTCTATACTGAAAACAGCTTTGGGAACACACCAGGGCCTGGAGTGGCAGagcaagggggaatggcttccactgccagagggcagggatggatggaatattgggaagaaattcttccctgtgagggtgggcagggcctggcacaggtgcccagagcagctgtggtgcccctggagccctggcagtgcccaaggccaggttggatggggcttggagcagcctgggacagtggaaggtgtccctgccatggcaggggtggcactggaagTTCTTTAAAAAGGTCCTTTCAACAAAAACCAGTCTGATTTTTATGGTTTTCTGTATCTGCTATCTATATAATATGCACAACATAATAACCTCCAACtctcctgcaggtgctgctgccttcAAGAGAGTGAATGGGAAGTTTGGGACCCTTCCAGGAAAAGTGGTGGTGAGCAGAAGTGCTGCTGCTACAGACAGGTAAGAACAGGTGTGAGTGAGGaaattgggagtggggctgggcaggtgtcaggggacagggacaggagctggcactgctgagaaCCTTCTGGGACACAAGGTCACATTCTCTGTGTCTCAGAGAAAGTGAGTTTGTAGGGTGAAATGCAGGGGGGAGGTGCAGAAGAGGAGCAGAGGACGAGCCCAGTGGGGATGCTGGGCAGGGTCTCCCCACCTGGTGCTGCCAGGAGCCCGTGGGGACACGGCGCTGTGCAGGTACAAAATAACCACCTCACCCTAAAGGAAAGCTGAGAGAGGGAGAGGTGGGAGAGCCTTATCCCTTGGCTCACCCAGAACGTGGGATTGCCAGGGAGCCCCAAAGTTTCCTCTGGCAGTGTCCCCAAGTGGTCTCACTGGCCCTGGGGGCTTgtcccctgtgcacaggggagGGGGACACTCCATGGCTCAGCAGGGTGTGATTTAATGGCtcagtggcactcagtgctctggccTGGGTGACAAGGGGGTGGTGGGTCCGAGGTGGGACTTGATggtctcagaggtcttttccaacctcaatgattctgggattctgtgaaatgaaattctgttttaattGTTGGCTCTGAAATCTGGTTTCTTTCCCCCTCTTGCCTTCCCTTGCTGACCAGCTGGACAGAGCAGCATAAGGAGCCTGCTGGGTTTTTAACAAAACAGTACATTAGGATGCTCTGCAGTGCTCAAACTGAGCCATTTTGGGTATTTTGCTATCCAGTGAGGGAAGGGGAGGATCCTTGTGAAGAAAGGAGATCGCAGAGAAGGTGCCATAGccagagcaggatgaggagaGAGTTACATAAAATTCTCTGACCTGGAGGCCAGGACCTCGAGAGACCTCAAACCCGATTTAACAAACTGCTCATTCTAGCTGCGAATTTAAATTCTCAAAGACTAGGAAGAAAAGCTcaggaaatgggaaaacaaaacctTCTCTTTGTCAGCTGCCAGTTTAACTCGGCAACCTCTGCTCCCTGGCCGCTGCCTccggccgggccgtgccggggcagggcagggccggcGGGTCCGGGCTGCGGTGCCCGGGAGGAGAACCGTGAGCGCTCCCGTGGGAGCGCAGCCCGGGCCGGGTCCCGCCGGCCGCGCAGGGGTGAAGGGGCTGTGAGCTGGGGAAGAGCCGCGGGGGATGCGGGCAGCGCCCGGAGCGGGGATCGCTCCCCGAAGGGCACCGGGAAACTGCTCGGTCTGCCCCGGGAATCGGGACTCCCGTTCTCCCGGGAGCTCCGCGCCCTCTCCGCGGAGCTGGCGGCGGCGCAGCCGAAGTTCAAGGACGCCAAAGCCTCCGGTCCTGTTTCGGGCCATTGGCTGGTGAAAATCCTCCCCTTCCCTCGGTCTGGGCTCCGACAGGCGCTGCTGTCCTTGGCCCCTGAGCTCCCTCGCCGTTGTCCCGGCGCGGCTCCATCGGATCCCGCCGGGACCGGCCCCGGTGCCTGCGGCTGTTCTGCCGCTCCTCCAGCGCTGGGCCGACCCCGGGGCTCAGCCCCTCTCGCCTTCTCTCTGTGCCCCGGCACTGAGTGGTCAGCGCTCTGCGAGGAGGGTAATGAGCAGGGTctgtgcctttattaatgttcagctctttattgaAAAGATCAGCGGGGCAGGGGCTCGACAtggagctcacccccgctgctGGAGCTTTTTCCCGGCAGCCGAAGggggagaaggctgcagagtctgtccctggagtctctgtGGCAcgctggtagccggaggtgaagaggtgtccagtctgtatctgaagtcccAGCACACcgtcctctctccttccctcctggctCACTGGTAGCCGCAGGgtgaggggatgtgcagagcctgctgccaagtccagcagcagccgtaccctttccctccctcctgctaACACCAGGAAGAGCTGAAGGGTGAGGGGATGAGCCGGGATCTGTTGCCgaaattcagcagcagctgtcccctctccttccctcctgctgttcttttgtgcctgcttcccatggcccagtccagtctggtcccctgcaggctatggtgacaggtcagacacagaccagggatgtggttcccttttccccaaccagcgcacccatccagcctttccactgtgcccagccttccatttaggggtgttttcatccccaaaaccccctcccattATTCCACTGGTCCCTCTATTTTGCATCTCAGTCCTAGGATGGCTGTGTGGGTGGGgttgtaggtgattcccaggagcaattggctaattaacatttcagtgTCAGTACTTAGCTCGAGCcgaagtgtcccagccaggctgttttgttcataacaagGGGGACGCTCCATCCCCAGCGCTCCcacgctggcccctggcaggtcCCTCCCCCTGAGCCCCGTAAGCCTCTGAGAACCCTTTCAAGTGATTTTTTGGGCTTTAACCTGAGTCTGTTTCGTGGGCAGCCTTGGCAGCCCgagtttctgctttttctccgCTGTGGAGGGATCTTCTCTGCCGGTAGAAATCGGGTCGGGGTCACTCAAAGTGGGCAGCAAAGGTTTCAGCTCAGGTATCTTTACCTAACAGCTGAACAATCCCGGCTTTCCCCTGCAAATTCCTTGAACACCGGGTAATTCTGGGTGTGTTATCACAGGGCTTTCAGCACTTGAGGGGATAAGAGGACAGCGACAAACTTCACTGGTGCCTGTTGTGACAGGATGAGGGGTGAtggttttaaattgaaagaggatcaatttaaattaaagaaagaagGTCTTTATTACTGGAGTGGTAAGGCACAGCACAAGTTGTCCAGAGGGGCTGTGGCTACCCCTGCATTCCTgggagtgcccaaggccaggctggatggagctctgagcagcctgggccagtgaaggtgtccctgcccctggcagggggctggagTGAGATGGGCTTGATCCCAATCTTCTGTGATCGCCCGAAtggctcagcagca encodes the following:
- the GJC1 gene encoding gap junction gamma-1 protein, encoding MSWSFLTRLLEEIQNHSTFVGKIWLTVLIVFRIVLIAVGGESIYYDEQSKFVCNTEQPGCENVCYDSFAPLSHVRFWVFQIILVATPSVLYLGYAIHKIARMVEHSEASRRARRRSLPIRWKQHRGLEEAEDDHEEDPMMYPEIEVESVRESKEKQSPAKAKHDGRRQIREDGLMRIYVLQLLARALFEVGFLVGQYFLYGFQVSPVFVCSRKPCPHNVDCFISRPTEKTIFLLIMYGVSCMCLLLNVWEMLHLGFGTIRDTLNAKKKELVDSGTFNYPFTWNTPSAPPGYNIALKPEQMQCTELSNAKMAYRQNKANIAQEQQYGSSEGNIPADLEILQREIKVAQDRLDLAIQAYNNQNNPSSSRGKKSKAGSNKSSASSKSGDGKNSVWI